From the genome of Calditrichota bacterium:
GTTCGAATTGACGCAGAACTACCCGAACCCCTTCAACCCGACCACCACCTTCCGGCTGGCGCTGCCGAAGAAGGCAGAGGTGAAGGTGACTGTGTACAACATGCTTGGCCAGCGGGTGGCTGAACTGTTCCATGGCCAGCTGCCTGCGGGC
Proteins encoded in this window:
- a CDS encoding T9SS type A sorting domain-containing protein, whose product is FELTQNYPNPFNPTTTFRLALPKKAEVKVTVYNMLGQRVAELFHGQLPAGVHTFSFDGRNCASGVYFYRVEAGDFVGIKRMVLVK